The Zavarzinella sp. genome includes a window with the following:
- a CDS encoding serine/threonine-protein kinase has protein sequence MNNSLERLQRIDPLCEEFEDELLAGVAPHYDHYLNQVGAEDRPVLFRHLVHLHWDYANRSGRTFDSSQLRAEHPQFSQIIDEAIAGNQPTGANSTLNEYHGKTYDPPRLLGKYTLLQELGRGGMGVVWKAQQHGLDRFVAIKTIKSAGDESERLRERFRAEAIAVSQLNHPGIVPIYEIGENDSQLYFSMAYMPGGALSERIKDRTFASLEAARVLHNLAQAIDHCHQRGIIHRDLKPANILIDTDGTLKISDFGLACQVDRNTELTMTGEVIGTPNYMSPEQVNGSATRLSDIYSLGAILYRLLVGQPPFQAASLQELFELLLYRSPVRPTQIQPGVPRDLETICLKCLEKNPARRYQSAQELVAELDRYLAGKPILARPISRFQHAWRWCQRNPAIAILLSTIMLLLLAGTGISSYFAVLANRRLEDSRQANGQLVVAEQVAQQKSREAEAKTIRANAETERALTILEGVLFEIEPILETRDDLEEPRRRMLKILFDHVQQLENLDGASPRLQVNVGYILTRIANVYSFVGNENGEHGITAADKVFQQAIEIFESLHRKYPTEKQYAGLLGQAYAQHGDHLFHWGEYRQAKTVLEQALPILKKLLDEDPSNLHLLKDLLHTQLDWIGNEMYLGKHLQVKQKLIEFHQQVKDLANRYPSDRGFLFLAMETSERMGDLYLAVTKDFDKVKSSFEDMDHYTAKIIAIAPDPTVHEEDVANMHERWGNLYMKMGDGQNALKRYQLFREALLPMEGRAPNNSAVLLDNAIAWQKIAQACLMIKDDQAALNAWNEALLRERKLMQIDPRNLRQMQFLVRGLEGKLKTLVRLKNQVEAKATYQELIKALHDFDQQQEKPRFQAKISQLQTAWPQFAETVP, from the coding sequence ATGAATAACTCTTTGGAACGATTACAACGGATCGACCCACTCTGTGAGGAGTTTGAAGACGAACTACTGGCAGGTGTTGCCCCCCATTATGACCACTATTTGAATCAGGTTGGTGCGGAAGATCGGCCAGTGCTTTTTCGCCATTTAGTCCACCTTCATTGGGATTACGCCAACCGTTCAGGGAGAACCTTCGATTCCAGCCAGCTTCGGGCAGAGCATCCGCAATTTTCGCAGATTATTGATGAAGCAATAGCGGGCAATCAGCCAACAGGTGCTAATTCCACGCTCAATGAATACCACGGCAAAACATACGATCCCCCACGGCTATTGGGGAAATACACCTTATTGCAGGAGTTAGGTCGAGGTGGGATGGGGGTTGTCTGGAAAGCCCAGCAACATGGACTGGATCGATTCGTCGCCATCAAAACGATTAAATCGGCGGGTGATGAATCGGAACGACTGCGTGAACGGTTTCGCGCTGAAGCAATCGCGGTATCGCAGTTGAACCACCCAGGAATCGTCCCGATCTACGAAATTGGCGAAAACGACAGCCAGCTTTATTTTTCGATGGCCTACATGCCCGGTGGCGCCCTTTCAGAACGGATCAAAGATCGCACGTTTGCCTCACTGGAAGCAGCGCGCGTACTTCACAATCTGGCTCAGGCGATTGACCACTGCCACCAACGTGGGATTATCCACCGCGATTTGAAACCAGCAAATATTCTGATCGACACTGATGGAACTCTGAAAATCAGCGATTTTGGCCTGGCATGCCAGGTGGATCGCAATACCGAACTGACCATGACCGGCGAAGTGATTGGTACTCCCAATTACATGTCGCCAGAACAGGTCAATGGTTCCGCAACCCGCCTAAGCGATATCTATTCTCTGGGAGCGATACTCTATCGCCTGCTGGTGGGGCAGCCACCCTTTCAGGCAGCATCACTTCAGGAACTGTTCGAATTATTACTGTATCGTTCCCCGGTACGCCCCACCCAGATCCAGCCTGGGGTCCCACGCGACCTCGAAACGATCTGCCTGAAATGTCTGGAAAAGAATCCCGCACGACGGTATCAATCGGCCCAGGAACTGGTGGCAGAACTGGACCGATATCTTGCAGGCAAGCCGATCCTGGCTCGCCCGATTTCCCGCTTCCAGCACGCCTGGAGGTGGTGCCAGCGGAATCCCGCCATCGCAATACTCTTATCTACCATCATGCTGCTGTTGCTTGCAGGCACGGGTATTTCCAGCTACTTTGCGGTGCTGGCGAATCGTCGCCTGGAAGATAGCCGACAGGCCAACGGACAATTGGTCGTTGCAGAACAGGTAGCACAGCAGAAATCCCGGGAAGCAGAAGCAAAAACGATCCGTGCAAATGCTGAAACAGAGCGGGCATTAACGATTCTGGAGGGCGTGCTGTTTGAAATAGAACCGATCCTGGAAACTCGTGATGATCTGGAAGAACCCCGCCGTCGGATGTTGAAAATCTTATTCGATCATGTGCAGCAGTTAGAAAATCTGGATGGTGCCAGCCCCCGCCTGCAGGTGAACGTGGGCTATATTTTAACGCGAATTGCCAACGTGTATTCTTTTGTGGGTAACGAGAATGGCGAGCATGGTATCACCGCTGCGGATAAGGTCTTTCAGCAGGCGATTGAGATATTTGAATCGCTCCACCGCAAGTATCCCACAGAAAAACAATATGCAGGGTTATTAGGTCAGGCCTACGCACAACATGGCGATCATCTTTTCCACTGGGGAGAGTACCGCCAGGCGAAAACCGTGCTGGAACAAGCACTCCCTATCCTGAAAAAGCTCCTTGATGAGGATCCATCGAATCTGCATCTACTGAAAGACCTGCTCCATACTCAACTGGATTGGATCGGCAATGAAATGTATCTGGGGAAGCATTTGCAGGTGAAACAAAAATTGATTGAATTCCACCAACAAGTGAAAGATCTTGCCAATCGATATCCATCAGATCGTGGCTTTCTATTTCTCGCCATGGAAACCAGCGAACGGATGGGCGATTTATATCTGGCAGTCACCAAAGATTTCGACAAAGTGAAATCCAGCTTTGAAGATATGGATCACTACACGGCCAAAATTATTGCCATTGCACCCGACCCGACAGTCCATGAAGAAGATGTGGCAAACATGCACGAACGGTGGGGCAATTTGTACATGAAGATGGGCGATGGACAAAATGCGTTGAAACGCTATCAGTTGTTTCGCGAAGCGCTGCTGCCGATGGAGGGACGTGCCCCCAACAACAGTGCGGTCCTGCTGGACAATGCAATTGCCTGGCAGAAAATTGCACAGGCATGCCTGATGATTAAGGACGATCAGGCGGCACTGAATGCCTGGAATGAAGCCTTACTCCGAGAGCGAAAATTAATGCAGATCGACCCACGTAATCTGCGGCAGATGCAGTTCCTGGTTCGTGGACTGGAAGGAAAACTGAAAACACTGGTTCGTTTGAAGAATCAGGTGGAGGCGAAAGCTACCTATCAGGAATTGATCAAGGCCCTCCACGATTTTGATCAGCAACAGGAAAAACCACGTTTCCAGGCGAAAATCAGCCAATTGCAAACTGCGTGGCCACAATTTGCAGAAACCGTGCCGTAG
- a CDS encoding penicillin acylase family protein produces the protein MAILGTLLRTLLGKRLPTTAGKVRVAGIDSEVLIQRDRYGIPAISASHERDAVFGLGFCHAQDRASQLEVIQRLGRGTLSEMVGPKAVPVDRLLRTVGFHHAARQQWDLLDQPFQEQLSAYVAGVNQGYQHGWRQQPHEFTILRRSPTPWEPWDVLAWNKLQTWFMPGNWDSELARLMIYCNDGPEALLALDPLAFESTGQTYPAMPLEKLGQMGTVLNDLRSALEELQRWHPPAGGSNNWVIAASRTGTGRPILANDPHLAPVIPPLWYLASIHTPEWKVVGASFAGTPAFPSAHNGHIAWGVTAGLTDQADLMLEKVKQEGDDLFYLRGEEYQQCTKRVETIHVRGKAPVTFHVYETNHGPVVHEVLYEAPMALSLKAVWLQQRPMDGWFSAMKAKSFTEFRESFRRWPGFPQSLVYADKEGNTGWLLTGEVPKRTKDCAGNLPQAAWDSAVDWEPDLVPLEQMPFVFNPKEGYVASANSRPRIEADGAFLGSDFLDSYRHDVITKSLASKQSINMEDCVEIQRSVECIPWQQIRDIVLANDDPRPGVREALRILGSWDNHLRADSAAATIYELFMASMCIRVAKAKAPRSWAYAVGKGISPLNSVTFVVYRRFSHLVHLLHTQPADWFTHSWSKEIADALDEVMTMLHQNYGTNPKQFQWGEIRPLKLKHFMMGPTPLGKVFNPAPIPCGGDEHTPCHASQSVLDPLGEVRSIPNLRTVIDVGNWSNSRFCLAGGQSANRFSPHFDDLLPLWINGESVPIACTAEEIASTTVQTLKLHPQG, from the coding sequence ATGGCTATTCTTGGAACACTACTGCGAACGTTGCTGGGCAAACGCCTGCCCACAACCGCGGGTAAGGTGCGTGTTGCCGGCATCGATAGCGAGGTGCTGATTCAACGTGATCGATATGGTATTCCAGCCATTTCCGCATCCCACGAGCGTGATGCTGTCTTTGGCCTGGGGTTCTGCCACGCACAGGACAGGGCTTCGCAACTGGAAGTCATTCAACGTTTAGGACGTGGCACACTCAGCGAAATGGTGGGCCCAAAAGCAGTTCCAGTTGATCGCCTGTTACGCACGGTGGGCTTTCATCATGCTGCACGCCAGCAGTGGGACTTGCTCGATCAACCATTTCAGGAACAGTTGAGTGCCTATGTCGCCGGTGTCAATCAGGGATATCAGCACGGTTGGCGACAGCAGCCACACGAGTTTACAATCCTTCGTCGTTCCCCCACCCCCTGGGAACCGTGGGATGTGCTGGCATGGAACAAACTGCAAACCTGGTTTATGCCCGGCAACTGGGATAGCGAACTGGCACGGTTGATGATCTACTGTAACGATGGGCCGGAAGCACTGCTGGCACTGGATCCACTGGCATTTGAAAGCACCGGACAAACCTATCCCGCCATGCCCCTGGAAAAACTTGGGCAGATGGGTACTGTGCTGAACGATCTTCGGTCTGCACTGGAAGAACTGCAACGCTGGCACCCACCTGCAGGTGGGTCGAACAATTGGGTGATTGCTGCTTCAAGAACAGGCACAGGCCGACCGATCCTGGCAAACGATCCCCACCTGGCACCGGTCATTCCACCATTGTGGTATCTGGCATCGATTCATACGCCGGAATGGAAAGTAGTGGGGGCCAGTTTTGCAGGTACTCCCGCGTTTCCATCGGCCCACAATGGTCATATTGCCTGGGGCGTTACCGCTGGCTTGACAGATCAGGCAGACCTGATGCTGGAGAAAGTGAAGCAGGAAGGCGACGATCTTTTCTATCTTCGTGGTGAAGAATACCAGCAGTGCACCAAACGGGTCGAAACCATCCATGTGCGTGGTAAGGCACCCGTTACATTCCATGTTTACGAAACCAACCATGGCCCGGTTGTGCATGAAGTGTTGTACGAGGCACCGATGGCGCTTTCATTGAAAGCCGTTTGGTTACAGCAACGTCCGATGGATGGCTGGTTTTCGGCGATGAAAGCGAAAAGCTTTACCGAGTTTCGAGAATCATTCCGCAGGTGGCCTGGCTTCCCACAGAGCCTGGTCTATGCAGATAAGGAAGGGAACACTGGCTGGCTGCTGACAGGTGAAGTGCCGAAACGCACCAAGGATTGTGCGGGTAATTTACCCCAGGCTGCCTGGGATTCTGCCGTTGATTGGGAGCCCGACCTGGTGCCACTGGAACAGATGCCGTTTGTGTTCAATCCCAAGGAGGGCTATGTGGCCAGTGCCAATTCTCGCCCAAGGATTGAAGCGGATGGGGCATTTCTTGGCAGTGATTTTCTGGATAGTTATCGACACGATGTGATTACGAAATCGCTGGCATCAAAGCAATCAATCAACATGGAAGACTGCGTGGAGATCCAGCGTTCCGTTGAATGCATTCCCTGGCAGCAGATTCGTGATATTGTTCTGGCGAATGATGATCCACGACCGGGAGTGCGGGAAGCTCTTCGCATTCTTGGCAGTTGGGATAACCACCTGCGAGCAGATTCTGCAGCAGCCACCATTTATGAGCTGTTCATGGCGAGCATGTGCATTCGTGTGGCAAAAGCCAAAGCACCCAGGTCGTGGGCGTATGCTGTTGGCAAAGGGATATCACCACTGAATAGTGTGACGTTTGTGGTGTATCGTCGATTCAGCCACCTGGTGCATCTGCTGCACACTCAGCCCGCAGACTGGTTTACCCACAGTTGGTCAAAGGAAATTGCCGATGCGCTCGATGAAGTGATGACGATGCTGCACCAGAACTACGGAACAAATCCTAAACAGTTTCAATGGGGCGAAATCCGGCCATTGAAGTTGAAGCACTTCATGATGGGGCCCACGCCACTTGGGAAGGTGTTTAATCCCGCCCCCATTCCATGTGGGGGTGATGAACACACTCCGTGCCACGCTTCGCAAAGTGTGCTCGATCCACTTGGCGAAGTGCGTTCGATCCCCAACCTGCGAACAGTCATTGATGTGGGAAACTGGTCGAACAGTCGTTTCTGTCTTGCTGGCGGGCAATCGGCCAATCGATTTTCGCCGCACTTCGACGATCTGTTACCACTGTGGATCAACGGCGAAAGTGTGCCAATTGCCTGCACAGCGGAAGAAATCGCCAGCACCACCGTGCAGACCTTGAAACTCCATCCGCAAGGTTAA
- a CDS encoding DUF3109 family protein — MKTNLLVVNAHEATFECTFGRGCEGVCCKNGRPTVDEEEIERINDLLPEIMDQLVPAAQKLINKSGITSNRRKEGFPMLRVVNGWCIFFNKGCVLHRLGMEHGDALKYKPQDCSLFPLAFDYRTEEWYVRQHGTRGEKWNDLFCLNPANSKKKAATTLAAEIALVERIESEE; from the coding sequence TTGAAAACAAACTTACTGGTTGTAAATGCCCACGAGGCAACGTTCGAATGTACTTTTGGCCGTGGTTGCGAGGGGGTATGCTGCAAGAATGGCCGCCCCACGGTAGATGAAGAAGAGATCGAACGGATAAACGATTTGCTGCCTGAGATTATGGACCAATTGGTGCCCGCAGCACAGAAGCTGATCAACAAGTCGGGCATCACAAGTAACCGTCGTAAAGAAGGCTTTCCGATGTTACGGGTGGTGAATGGCTGGTGCATTTTCTTCAACAAGGGGTGCGTGCTGCACCGCCTGGGGATGGAACATGGCGATGCCCTGAAATACAAGCCGCAGGATTGTTCGCTGTTTCCGCTGGCATTCGACTATCGCACCGAAGAATGGTATGTGCGACAGCACGGCACCCGTGGCGAAAAATGGAATGACCTGTTCTGCCTGAATCCGGCAAATTCCAAGAAGAAAGCCGCCACCACGCTAGCAGCAGAGATTGCACTGGTGGAGCGAATCGAATCAGAAGAATAG
- a CDS encoding VWA domain-containing protein — translation MTWYFGNPWALWWLLAIPVACGLLYYAQRQRQKTLSALGDAAVLGQFITIPRRRRRISQWCLILGLTSLCLALANPRWGKGDQEGVLVGRDIVLIYDLSRSMEAADMSDASMPTRWQAAQQGMHRLLNAVQARGGNRLALVVVAAKAYVVCPLTSDYDYLRTRIDEYSPSLPPPEVRPQPDEPIESGTRLGWGIQLAVEAHEPQFIGYQDIVLLSDGDGPAVEREIETGIRAASNANIPVHTVGIGDPTRPFELVLGTGNNADFVGTTMQADLLRDVARRTNGEYLASERETPPLDTWYQQVLANRPSRELDEDAIPKPKDRTVWFCVLALMLLFLGWMLEK, via the coding sequence TTGACTTGGTATTTTGGCAATCCCTGGGCCTTGTGGTGGCTGCTGGCAATTCCGGTTGCGTGCGGCTTGCTGTACTACGCCCAGCGTCAACGCCAGAAGACACTTTCCGCGTTGGGCGATGCGGCTGTGCTGGGTCAGTTCATCACCATCCCCAGACGAAGGCGAAGAATCTCCCAGTGGTGCCTGATCCTCGGTCTGACTTCGCTCTGCTTGGCACTGGCAAACCCCAGGTGGGGCAAAGGTGATCAGGAAGGCGTCCTGGTGGGCCGCGACATTGTGCTGATCTACGACCTCAGCCGAAGCATGGAAGCGGCAGATATGAGCGATGCCAGCATGCCCACGCGCTGGCAGGCTGCCCAGCAAGGAATGCACCGATTGCTGAATGCGGTGCAGGCACGTGGGGGGAATCGCCTGGCGCTGGTCGTGGTGGCAGCAAAGGCATACGTGGTCTGTCCGTTGACCAGCGATTACGACTACCTTCGAACACGGATTGACGAATATTCGCCCAGTTTGCCCCCACCTGAAGTGCGTCCACAGCCCGATGAACCAATCGAATCGGGAACACGCCTGGGTTGGGGAATACAGCTTGCGGTAGAAGCCCACGAACCACAATTTATCGGGTATCAGGATATTGTGCTGCTGAGCGATGGCGATGGGCCTGCTGTCGAACGCGAGATCGAAACTGGCATCCGTGCGGCAAGCAATGCCAACATTCCTGTCCATACCGTGGGAATTGGTGATCCCACGCGACCGTTCGAGCTGGTGCTTGGTACTGGCAATAATGCTGACTTTGTTGGCACCACCATGCAGGCGGATCTGCTGCGAGATGTTGCCCGCCGCACCAATGGTGAATATTTGGCTTCGGAACGGGAAACGCCCCCACTGGATACGTGGTACCAGCAGGTGCTGGCGAATCGCCCCAGCAGAGAGCTGGATGAAGATGCCATTCCCAAGCCAAAGGACCGCACCGTCTGGTTCTGTGTGCTGGCACTGATGTTGTTGTTTTTGGGCTGGATGCTGGAGAAATAA
- a CDS encoding HisA/HisF-related TIM barrel protein: MKIESLPSAALIPVLDLRQGLAVQAVAGDRANYQPVESVLSTTTDPVELAQVMIEKVPCTTIYCADLDGIMHHRPQWGLLQRFFQLSVPCWVDLGICTQAEVQQVIELGGVPVIGLECTTGPNHLLELLQGTDPMQVIFSWDRKNGHFLHQWHQQPTLEELGEVLINQGLTRWIWMDLDRVGTHQGPDWEIVSRLVSRFPQAEITLAGGVRNAHDLQELATHGVKNALVASAIHRGVFIK; encoded by the coding sequence ATGAAAATTGAATCCTTGCCGAGTGCGGCACTGATTCCGGTACTGGATTTGCGGCAAGGTCTTGCTGTGCAGGCAGTTGCGGGCGATCGTGCTAATTATCAACCCGTTGAATCGGTGCTATCAACTACCACAGACCCGGTAGAACTGGCACAGGTAATGATTGAAAAAGTACCATGCACCACCATCTACTGTGCGGACCTGGACGGAATTATGCACCATCGGCCCCAATGGGGGTTGTTACAAAGATTTTTTCAGCTTTCGGTTCCGTGCTGGGTGGATCTGGGAATTTGTACACAAGCTGAAGTGCAGCAAGTAATCGAACTGGGAGGTGTGCCCGTGATTGGCCTGGAATGCACCACCGGTCCGAACCATCTTTTGGAATTACTTCAAGGCACCGATCCCATGCAGGTGATTTTTTCGTGGGATCGGAAAAATGGGCATTTCCTGCACCAGTGGCACCAACAGCCGACTCTCGAGGAATTGGGCGAAGTGCTTATCAATCAAGGACTTACACGCTGGATCTGGATGGATCTGGATCGCGTGGGCACCCACCAAGGGCCGGATTGGGAGATCGTTTCGCGACTGGTTTCAAGATTCCCACAGGCGGAAATCACGCTCGCAGGTGGGGTTCGAAATGCCCACGATCTACAGGAATTAGCCACACACGGAGTAAAGAATGCCCTGGTTGCCAGTGCTATCCACCGTGGCGTTTTCATCAAATAA
- a CDS encoding aspartate 1-decarboxylase, with protein MQRFMFKSKIHRATVTDSNLDYEGSLTVDPDLLEAADILPYEQIHVWDVTNGARLVTYALVGTRGSGEVCVNGAGAHLIHPGHIVIIATYTSLNSEEAVGFEPTVVQVNEKNEIRELSPKTKTDPKDKKDDIHADLEITTIPPRELQK; from the coding sequence ATGCAGCGTTTTATGTTCAAATCAAAGATTCACCGTGCCACCGTGACCGATTCGAATCTGGATTATGAAGGCAGCCTGACCGTGGATCCGGATTTACTGGAAGCGGCTGACATTCTGCCCTACGAGCAGATCCATGTCTGGGATGTTACCAACGGTGCCCGATTGGTAACTTATGCCCTGGTGGGGACTCGTGGTAGTGGTGAAGTTTGCGTGAATGGTGCTGGTGCCCACCTGATTCACCCAGGTCACATCGTCATTATTGCCACTTATACCAGCTTAAACAGTGAAGAAGCGGTCGGATTCGAGCCCACAGTGGTGCAAGTAAACGAAAAAAATGAAATTCGCGAATTATCACCAAAAACGAAAACCGATCCGAAAGATAAGAAAGACGATATCCATGCGGATTTGGAAATTACCACCATCCCACCCCGTGAGCTGCAGAAGTAA
- a CDS encoding sigma-70 family RNA polymerase sigma factor gives MDSSHSITNWIRDWQQGDPKAAENLWQRFSRRVEGMAKSKLQQVPGRFGDQADLAQEVFAAVFTGIQQDRFQQLHSRDDLWQILAMVTARRAANLWRKANAANELGESACSTTDEQVRVLECVAEQSDEQLSESLGFASMELLEKLEPKLRHVALMRWRGYSNQEIADELGRSVKSVERYLAMIRMQWTEDE, from the coding sequence ATGGATTCTTCACATTCCATTACCAACTGGATTCGGGATTGGCAGCAAGGCGATCCCAAAGCTGCTGAAAACCTCTGGCAGCGGTTTTCCAGACGGGTGGAAGGTATGGCCAAATCAAAATTACAGCAAGTACCAGGCCGTTTTGGCGATCAGGCGGATCTAGCCCAGGAAGTCTTCGCTGCGGTGTTTACTGGTATTCAGCAGGATCGTTTTCAACAGCTTCATTCCCGTGATGATCTGTGGCAGATTCTGGCCATGGTTACCGCCCGCCGTGCCGCCAACCTCTGGCGGAAAGCAAATGCCGCAAACGAATTGGGCGAATCTGCATGTTCTACCACCGATGAGCAGGTGCGGGTGCTGGAATGTGTTGCAGAACAGTCGGATGAGCAGTTATCCGAATCACTTGGATTTGCCAGCATGGAATTGCTGGAAAAACTCGAGCCGAAGTTACGGCATGTCGCCCTGATGCGCTGGCGGGGCTATTCCAATCAGGAAATCGCTGATGAACTGGGCAGATCTGTGAAAAGCGTGGAGCGATATCTGGCGATGATTCGTATGCAATGGACAGAAGATGAATAA
- a CDS encoding DUF4303 domain-containing protein yields MSENHLIDYPKFQERLVEALRTAWTEIRQQRPTETFYLFGLETDSDLTDLNLFCNTNEEAKSDQDDYTIERWFYEIEESPLYRAGKEQIEPLARELNGYVYEDHSDDPPEAFQQRKKTLLQVFENALFALDRESFFAPEQERSNVLLMIQFTDPDDAEWDYTIEAVKRLNPESAYQPFMDAIEVVEQLQEMDDERQEEIISIAQEFLKKEGKEFQDTLTAAPILNPAIRKQLLQLLPNSPPDTSIWQVMFSKPGASDQPTIDNTLMVIVEESTGKCALIAL; encoded by the coding sequence ATGTCTGAGAATCATCTCATCGATTACCCCAAATTTCAGGAACGTCTGGTGGAAGCGCTTCGCACTGCCTGGACGGAAATTCGGCAACAGCGCCCCACGGAAACGTTTTATCTCTTTGGACTGGAAACAGATTCCGACCTGACCGATCTGAATCTTTTTTGCAATACGAACGAAGAAGCAAAGTCAGATCAGGATGACTATACGATCGAACGGTGGTTCTACGAAATTGAAGAATCCCCACTTTACCGGGCGGGCAAGGAACAGATTGAACCGCTGGCCAGAGAATTGAATGGGTATGTTTACGAAGACCATTCTGATGACCCGCCGGAAGCATTTCAGCAACGGAAGAAAACGTTATTACAGGTGTTTGAGAATGCACTTTTTGCACTTGATCGGGAATCATTTTTTGCACCGGAACAGGAACGCAGCAACGTGCTTTTAATGATTCAGTTTACCGACCCCGATGACGCTGAGTGGGACTACACAATCGAAGCAGTGAAGCGGTTAAATCCCGAATCTGCCTACCAGCCGTTCATGGATGCCATCGAAGTGGTAGAACAATTGCAGGAAATGGACGATGAACGGCAGGAAGAGATAATTTCGATTGCCCAGGAGTTTCTGAAAAAAGAAGGAAAAGAATTTCAGGATACGCTGACAGCCGCACCAATTTTGAATCCAGCGATCAGGAAGCAGTTACTCCAGTTACTTCCAAATTCCCCACCCGATACCTCAATCTGGCAGGTGATGTTCAGCAAACCGGGTGCGTCAGACCAACCAACAATTGATAACACCCTCATGGTGATTGTGGAAGAAAGCACAGGAAAATGTGCCCTGATCGCCTTATGA
- a CDS encoding tetratricopeptide repeat protein, whose translation MQRQLCSVLFLGAIIALLGADELAPWDWIRQGNAAYQQQQWQQATSAYQRAEPETTDPGLVAFNKAMALYQQQEFREAELHFQRTLADQLIPPQRARVALLNLGCCLLHQASPQNIALFRDAMQCFQTILDTTTPGNSETKELRTDAQHNLVVAKLLYQQALAKLTPQQQKQEQEERTRPKPPEPKPKPKQNETQPKDNTTIPKNGGENNPQPKQQPGKENNPQAQPKETPKTIPGAGRMPVLNDSAAPQQLTDQDADLLLKNAIERIQRERRKHRAGTLDGEHSRVNDW comes from the coding sequence ATGCAAAGACAACTCTGCAGCGTGCTTTTTCTGGGTGCCATCATTGCATTGCTGGGTGCTGACGAGCTTGCTCCCTGGGATTGGATTCGCCAGGGCAATGCCGCTTACCAACAGCAACAATGGCAGCAGGCAACTTCTGCGTATCAACGTGCAGAACCAGAAACAACCGATCCCGGCCTGGTTGCCTTCAATAAGGCAATGGCCTTGTATCAGCAGCAGGAATTTCGTGAAGCAGAGCTTCATTTTCAACGCACACTTGCAGACCAATTGATCCCTCCCCAGCGGGCACGCGTGGCCCTGCTGAACCTGGGCTGTTGCCTGTTACATCAGGCCAGCCCGCAGAATATTGCATTGTTTCGCGATGCGATGCAGTGCTTCCAGACCATTCTGGATACCACGACACCTGGCAACTCCGAAACCAAGGAGCTTCGCACCGATGCCCAGCATAACCTGGTGGTGGCCAAGTTGCTCTATCAGCAGGCACTAGCAAAACTTACTCCCCAACAACAAAAACAGGAACAGGAAGAACGCACCCGACCAAAGCCCCCGGAACCGAAGCCAAAACCAAAGCAGAACGAAACGCAACCGAAAGACAATACCACCATACCCAAGAATGGTGGGGAAAATAATCCGCAACCAAAACAACAGCCTGGCAAAGAAAACAACCCCCAGGCCCAGCCCAAAGAAACGCCCAAAACCATTCCAGGTGCGGGACGTATGCCTGTGTTAAACGATTCTGCCGCACCACAACAATTGACAGATCAGGATGCTGATCTGTTGCTGAAGAACGCGATTGAACGGATACAACGCGAGCGCCGCAAGCACCGTGCTGGTACTTTGGATGGAGAACACAGCCGTGTTAACGACTGGTAG